Proteins from a single region of Coregonus clupeaformis isolate EN_2021a chromosome 35, ASM2061545v1, whole genome shotgun sequence:
- the LOC121551491 gene encoding ADP-ribosylation factor-like protein 16 → MCLLLGATGVGKTLLLKRLQKLNLRDGTTDLGEPPVTLPTVGTNLTDLTLKRKRVTVRELGGCMGPIWPSYYTDCSSVIFMVDSANTTQISSSCIQLLSVLSAEPLHTASVLVIFNKRDLPCTMSLVEMMSLFRMDDIIASATQPITTLELSARSGQGLQEVLAWLDSTPN, encoded by the exons ATGTGTTTGCTGCTCGGTGCGACCGGTGTTGGAAAGACGCTGCTCTTGAAACGTTTACAGA AGCTCAATTTGAGAGACGGGACAACTGATTTAGGGGAACCCCCTGTTACTCTACCTACG GTGGGCACCAACCTGACAGACCTGACTCTGAAGAGGAAGAGGGTGACCGTGAGAGAGCTGGGAGGCTGTATGGGACCTATCTGGCCCAGCTACTATACGGACTGCTCCTCTGTCATC TTCATGGTGGACTCTGCCAACACCACCCAGATCTCGTCCTCCTGTATCCAgctcctgtctgtcctctctgcTGAACCACTCCACACAGCCTCTGTCCTGGTTATCTTCAACAAGAG GGACCTCCCTTGTACCATGAGTCTCGTAGAGATGATGTCACTGTTCAGGATGGATGACATCATCGCCTCTGCCACCCAGCCAATCACAACCCTGGAACTGAGCGCTCGATCCGGCCAGGGGCTCCAGGAGGTGTTGGCCTGGCTGGACTCCACccctaactga